Below is a window of Candidatus Viadribacter manganicus DNA.
CCCGACAGCCGGCAGTCCGATCGGCAAGTATGGTGATTGTCATGTCAAGTATCGTTTCGAATTCCACGCATCTTCGCAGTGAGCGTTTTGAGCCGGAACCTGTGCTGGATCCGTCCGAACAGCGTAAATTGCGCGGCCACCTTGAGCAGATCGATTATGCGGCATTCGCCGCCAATCGCACGGTTGTGGCCCAGGCGTTGGGTCGTATCGATCTTACAAAATTTGAGCATTTGGCCGTAGCTGCCGCTCACGCACGTGCGCGCTGGGCAGCGGCCGCGATCGCGATGACAGAGAAGGGCGCAAATCTGACGCCCGATCAAGTCGCGCAGCTTGGCGTGCTCCGCAAGACCTTTGAGGAGTTGACCGAGGCTTACGATGCGATGCGCCGAATGGTAGAGCGAGGGTATCTCGCCTACAACGCCCGCGCTTGATTGGTGAATAGCGAGCTCCTATGCGATCTTGACTAGGGTCAAGACAGCGAGCCTTGGAATGAGCGATGGTCTTCGGGTTGGAGATCCAAAGCATGACGCTCACCAAAATTGTGATGCACTTGGCGCGCAACCCTGAAGCGGGGTTTGCCGAAGGCAGCCGTGAACACGGATACTTGTTGGTTCTGCCGCTCACGGCGGACGGGCAAATCGATGAGGATTTGTGGCATGCGCGGCGCAGCGATTGTTCGGTACGCGCCTTCTCGCCTGATGCGCCAGTACGTGAAGGGCGTTTAGCCCGGCGCGGACACAATTGGTTCTTCGACTATGACCGCGGCGGCGTTGATGACGATGAGCCGGTGTTCAAGCTCGAGCAGCACAGGTTTGAGGTCGGTGAATACGTCACCATCAGAGATCACGATGAAACGCCGCTTGTCTACCGGATCGATGGTAAAGAGCCGCTAGACTGATCTTGGGCTTTACTCGCTGGATGATGGCGCGTCCTGGATGGATTGCAGGTACGCGACCAACGCACTTACATCGTCCGGTGCGAAAGCAAATTGCGGCATCGCTGGGTGGCCAACGCTGATGCCTTCCGCGAACGCTTCTTCAAGTGCATCCACCCGGTAGTTTTGAGAGAGCTTGCGGAATGGGGGCGCCTCCGGCGCCGGACTGTCGCCGATGCGGCCGGTCGCGTGGCAGGTGCTGCAATGTTGTTCAACGAGCGTCTGTCCGCGCGCTACTTGTGGCGGCTGTTCCACCGATTGGTGCGAAGCGCATGCGCTGGCGAGAAGAGCCGAGACGATGACGAACGCGAGCTTCATGACGCGACTTTCTCAGGCGGCTTCAAGAAGCTCCAGCGCACAACGATCACGCACAACCACGTGGCGCGAACTTGGCAGCGAGATGGTCTTGTCGCGTTCCATTTGCGTAAAGGCGCGCGACACGGTTTCGATGGTGAGCGCCAAATAATCGGCAATGTCGGCGCGCGACATCGGCAGATCGATCTCACATTGCGATGTCACGCGATCGGCAAGCTGCAAAAGGAAGGCGGCGACGCGTTCGCCGGCGCCTTTGCGGCCCAGCACCAAAGCGTGTTCCTGGGCGTTTTGTAATTGGCGCTGCATCATAGTGATGACGGCGCGCGCCGCAGAGCCGTCTTGGGTGGCGATCGTGTCGATCAACGAACGACGAACGAGAGATATCTCCGCATCGGCGACAGCCTCGGCGGAGAGAGTGTGCTGGCCACCGCATTCGAGGCCGAAGATATCGCCCGGCAAATAGAAGTTCAAAATTTGGCGCCGGCCATCGCTTGAGAAGCGAATGGTTCGAACTGCGCCGGAAACGACGCGGTAGACGTACTCGGCCGCTTCGCCTTCTCCGAACACTTCTTCGTTGCGGCGAAAGTGCATGCGCGTGCCCTGCAGGACCAAACCTGGACCTAAGGCAATAGAATCGGACACACGGTGGGCGGGGCCGCCTGACGTTTCGATACCGAGATCGCGCATGGAAGGTTCTCCTCTGCGCTCTGGGGTACGCTTGGCCGCGGGGCGAGGAAATTCGGGTCGAACGCTTAAGGGTAAACCCTTAGTTCAAAGGAGATGGCGCTGGCGCAATCGTCGCCTTGGCGCGGCGGTTTGGCAGGCTATGGTGCGAAAGTGATGCGGTTTTCCCACCTTTCAGGGCGCTTGGCGGCCGAGCTTCGTGCTCGCCCCCAGGCGTCGACCTACGCCCTCGTGGCGGCTGTGTGCGCGGTCACGGCGATTGTGGCCGTCTTGTTGGCCTGGGCGACGCCTTCCGTTCCGGTCTTGATCTTGTTTGCCCCGGTTGTCTGCGCCGTAGCGCTGATCGGCGGCCTGGGGCCGGGCTTGGCCGCGACGGTGTTGTCGATCGTCGCTGCATTCTATGCGCAACCTGGGCAGGGCGCCTCGCTTTGGGTATTTGCCATCATAGGCGTGATCGTCGCCATTGGCGGCGATTGGCTTTTTCGCAATCGGCGTATCGAAGCTAATGCCTCGCGGGCTCTGGCTGAGCGCGAAGCGCACCTGCTTTCAATTTACGACACCGCCCCCGATGCGCTGATCGTCATCGACGCTCACGGCGTCATGCAATCTTACAGCGCCGCCGCCGAGCGCATGTTCGGCTGGTCGGCTTCTGAGGTCCTCGGCCGTAACGTCAAAATGTTGATGCCACAGCCGTTTCGCGTGCAGCACGATGATTATCTCAATCGCTATCTCGATACCGGCGAGCGGCGGATCATCGGCATTGGGCGCATTGTTGTCGGTGAACGCAAGGACGGCTCGACGTTTCCTATGGAGCTGGCAGTCGGTGAAGTGCGTTCTGAACGCGGGCGCGTGTTCACTGGTTTTGTACGCGATTTGACCGAGCGGCAAGCTACGGAAACGCGGCTCCAAGAGCTGCAATCTGAGCTTGTTCACATGTCGCGTTTGAGTGCGATGGGTGAGATGGCCTCGGCCCTGGCGCATGAGCTCAATCAGCCGCTCAGCGCGCTCGCCAATTATTTGAGCGGTGCGCGGCGTCTATTGGAGCGCGCCGGAGTAAATGAGCCGCGCGCAGGAGACGCTTTGGAAAAGGCCGCTGACCAGGCATTGCGTGCTGGTGAGATTATTCGGCGCCTGCGGGATTTTCTCTCTCGGGGAGAGACCGAGCGGCGGGTCGAGGATTTGCCAAAACTTGTGCAGGAGGCCTGCGCTTTGGCCCTCGTCGGCGCGAAGGAACACGGCGTTCGGGTCAGCTACAATTTTGCGCTTGATGCCGATTTGGTGCTTGTTGATCGCGTGCAAATTCAACAGGTGATCTTGAATTTGGTGCGCAATGCGATTGACGCCATGGCCGAGCATCCACGGCGCGAACTCAAGATCGCAACCGCCCTCGAGGACGATGATATGGCGGTTGTCAGTGTGATCGATACCGGCCCGGGCGTGGATGAGGCGGCGGCGGCAAAGCTCTTCCAACCATTCGTGACGACCAAGATGAGCGGCATGGGGGTGGGCCTCTCGATTTCGCGGACCATTGTGGAAGCGCACGGTGGGCGGATCTGGACCGAGCCAAATCCGGGCGGCGGGGCGATTTTCCGATTTACTTTGAGACTGGCGCGCCAAGCTCCGGTGGAGAGTATGGCATGAGCGGGCCGGTTGTTCATATCGTTGATGATGATGCGCCGCTTCGAGATTCTATCGCGTTCTTGCTGAATGCTGAAGATCTTGAAACGCGCACTTATGAAGGCGCGGGCTTATTGCTGGGTCGCTCGGGCGAACTTGAGCCAGGGTGCATCA
It encodes the following:
- a CDS encoding PAS domain S-box protein produces the protein MRFSHLSGRLAAELRARPQASTYALVAAVCAVTAIVAVLLAWATPSVPVLILFAPVVCAVALIGGLGPGLAATVLSIVAAFYAQPGQGASLWVFAIIGVIVAIGGDWLFRNRRIEANASRALAEREAHLLSIYDTAPDALIVIDAHGVMQSYSAAAERMFGWSASEVLGRNVKMLMPQPFRVQHDDYLNRYLDTGERRIIGIGRIVVGERKDGSTFPMELAVGEVRSERGRVFTGFVRDLTERQATETRLQELQSELVHMSRLSAMGEMASALAHELNQPLSALANYLSGARRLLERAGVNEPRAGDALEKAADQALRAGEIIRRLRDFLSRGETERRVEDLPKLVQEACALALVGAKEHGVRVSYNFALDADLVLVDRVQIQQVILNLVRNAIDAMAEHPRRELKIATALEDDDMAVVSVIDTGPGVDEAAAAKLFQPFVTTKMSGMGVGLSISRTIVEAHGGRIWTEPNPGGGAIFRFTLRLARQAPVESMA
- a CDS encoding c-type cytochrome; this translates as MKLAFVIVSALLASACASHQSVEQPPQVARGQTLVEQHCSTCHATGRIGDSPAPEAPPFRKLSQNYRVDALEEAFAEGISVGHPAMPQFAFAPDDVSALVAYLQSIQDAPSSSE
- a CDS encoding helix-turn-helix domain-containing protein, whose amino-acid sequence is MRDLGIETSGGPAHRVSDSIALGPGLVLQGTRMHFRRNEEVFGEGEAAEYVYRVVSGAVRTIRFSSDGRRQILNFYLPGDIFGLECGGQHTLSAEAVADAEISLVRRSLIDTIATQDGSAARAVITMMQRQLQNAQEHALVLGRKGAGERVAAFLLQLADRVTSQCEIDLPMSRADIADYLALTIETVSRAFTQMERDKTISLPSSRHVVVRDRCALELLEAA